In Chitinophagales bacterium, one DNA window encodes the following:
- a CDS encoding fibronectin type III domain-containing protein, whose product MKTKIVVFIFSMLIAAGASAQWTIDSLSNTGLYPYSAATTGKAVFTNGGTWDIFDATSNIHTTGLLSFSRPQIRVVSYGEKVYLGGGKYGSFADPQYSKNVDVYNASTDSWTTLYLTKNREVGGAGAAGNKVVFAGGTGRTDIGGPVYMYATADIFDATSGARTTGKLSKARTNISVGAAGNKIVFAGGWFWDMSYNVIPSNAADIYDASTGTWTKATLSIKRENMAVAVVGSKIIFAGGSGTTGNVKNVDIYDVASDVWTTSMLPTARYAMKSAVIGSNAYFGGGYFDPVENEIDICNTAADSWSTIYMPVALSAFSMSVINDKLYCAGGYISATTTYSNLVQVYDPATSTWTTDYLSIGRSNLAALVCGNKGYFAGGTIAYGYPASPTTKRVDILGTLSPVAAFSASITNITAGQTVDFTDLSTNSPSYWSWTFTGGTPAASNLQNPSVVYNTAGTYDVTLTAGNAVGAGSITKSGFITVNPAPCLVPDGLLTTNVTTTSATFNWNAMNGAIKYKVSYKVSGNNPWLTTTANTNSFTLNGLAPNTNYYWKVKTICSNSPNVSSDFSASIGFKTNPAKLTESAMQTGIKIYPNPVDDQLHISFSNDAAFPLICMIYDVYGRMLLSVMITEPMQTIDVKELTSGNYFISAVARDNQRWSSKFMK is encoded by the coding sequence ATGAAAACAAAAATTGTAGTATTCATCTTCAGCATGCTGATAGCGGCAGGTGCTTCTGCGCAGTGGACCATTGATTCGCTGAGCAATACGGGGTTGTATCCTTACAGCGCAGCAACAACAGGCAAAGCAGTTTTCACCAATGGCGGTACCTGGGACATCTTCGATGCAACCAGCAACATACACACAACAGGTCTTTTGTCATTTTCGCGGCCACAGATAAGAGTGGTCAGCTATGGGGAAAAAGTGTACCTCGGTGGCGGCAAATACGGTTCTTTCGCCGATCCGCAATATTCCAAAAATGTTGATGTGTATAACGCTTCGACAGACAGCTGGACCACACTCTACCTGACAAAAAACCGCGAAGTGGGCGGTGCCGGTGCTGCCGGAAATAAAGTTGTATTCGCGGGTGGAACCGGCAGAACTGATATTGGCGGACCTGTATACATGTATGCTACAGCCGATATTTTTGATGCAACAAGCGGTGCCAGAACAACAGGCAAACTTTCCAAAGCACGCACGAATATTTCGGTTGGCGCTGCCGGAAACAAAATAGTTTTTGCCGGTGGCTGGTTTTGGGATATGAGCTACAATGTCATACCCTCCAATGCAGCAGACATTTATGATGCTTCAACCGGTACATGGACGAAGGCCACACTCTCAATCAAACGGGAAAATATGGCCGTCGCTGTTGTAGGCAGCAAAATAATTTTTGCCGGCGGTTCCGGCACTACCGGCAATGTAAAAAATGTGGATATATATGATGTCGCTTCCGATGTATGGACCACTTCTATGTTGCCCACGGCCAGGTACGCCATGAAATCTGCCGTGATTGGTTCCAATGCATATTTTGGCGGTGGTTACTTTGATCCGGTGGAAAATGAAATAGATATATGCAACACTGCGGCAGATAGCTGGAGCACAATCTACATGCCTGTTGCACTATCCGCTTTTTCGATGAGTGTGATTAATGACAAGCTGTATTGTGCCGGAGGCTATATATCGGCTACAACCACCTATTCCAATCTCGTACAAGTGTATGATCCGGCAACTTCTACCTGGACCACCGATTATCTCTCCATTGGAAGAAGCAACCTGGCTGCACTCGTTTGCGGTAATAAGGGTTACTTTGCCGGAGGAACAATTGCTTACGGTTATCCAGCTTCACCCACCACCAAACGGGTTGACATACTTGGAACGCTGAGTCCAGTAGCTGCTTTCAGTGCCAGTATAACCAACATCACTGCCGGTCAGACGGTGGATTTCACCGATCTGAGCACCAATTCACCTTCTTATTGGTCATGGACTTTTACCGGCGGAACACCTGCGGCATCCAACCTGCAAAATCCATCTGTTGTCTATAATACTGCAGGCACCTATGATGTGACGCTGACCGCAGGCAATGCTGTAGGAGCAGGCAGCATCACGAAGTCAGGTTTTATCACAGTGAATCCTGCGCCTTGCTTAGTTCCGGACGGATTACTTACAACAAATGTCACCACTACGTCTGCCACCTTCAACTGGAATGCCATGAACGGGGCGATTAAATATAAAGTGAGTTATAAGGTCTCCGGAAATAACCCGTGGCTTACTACCACTGCTAACACTAACTCATTTACATTGAATGGTCTGGCACCCAATACCAACTATTACTGGAAGGTGAAAACCATCTGCAGCAATTCACCCAATGTAAGCTCTGATTTCTCAGCCAGCATAGGATTTAAAACTAACCCTGCGAAGCTGACGGAATCAGCGATGCAGACCGGTATAAAAATTTATCCAAACCCGGTTGATGATCAGTTGCATATTTCTTTCAGCAATGACGCTGCATTCCCGCTTATCTGCATGATCTATGATGTTTATGGCAGAATGCTGCTATCAGTCATGATCACGGAACCGATGCAAACGATTGATGTGAAGGAGCTGACTTCCGGTAACTACTTCATATCCGCAGTTGCCCGCGATAACCAAAGGTGGAGTTCGAAATTTATGAAGTAA
- a CDS encoding GHKL domain-containing protein has protein sequence MVTGNFSIQFWYTLLYITGLLPVLLSMSVYLSQRIAGTQRTLESQMRKTMELEIENARKEAELQKAAELQDAYHALENAHSTLKATQAQLVHAEKMASLGELTAGIAHEIQNPLNFVNNFSEVNKELIDEMQREIEQGNYDEAKVIANDIADNEQKIIHHGKRADAIVKGMLQHSRSSNGVKELTDINALCDEFLRLSYHGLRAKDKTFNAVMKTDFDPSAGSIIVNPQDFGRVILNLLTNAFYAVNEKKKSGAVNYEPTVTVSTRKQDGKTVISVTDNGNGIPQKIIDKIFQPFFTTKPSGQGTGLGLSLSYDIITNGHGGELKVDTKENEFTRFTITL, from the coding sequence ATGGTAACCGGAAATTTTTCAATTCAGTTTTGGTACACACTGCTGTATATAACAGGTTTGCTGCCGGTACTGCTGTCCATGTCCGTTTATCTCTCGCAGCGCATTGCCGGTACACAACGGACGCTCGAGTCGCAGATGCGAAAAACGATGGAGCTCGAAATAGAAAATGCCCGTAAGGAAGCGGAACTGCAGAAAGCGGCAGAACTGCAGGATGCCTACCATGCTTTGGAAAACGCTCACAGCACGCTGAAAGCGACACAGGCACAGCTTGTTCATGCGGAGAAGATGGCATCACTCGGTGAGCTCACCGCAGGCATTGCGCATGAAATTCAGAACCCGCTCAACTTCGTCAATAATTTTTCTGAAGTAAACAAAGAACTGATTGATGAAATGCAGCGGGAAATTGAACAGGGAAATTATGACGAAGCAAAAGTGATAGCCAATGACATTGCGGACAATGAACAAAAGATAATCCACCATGGCAAACGGGCTGATGCCATTGTGAAGGGAATGCTGCAACATTCACGCAGCAGCAATGGCGTTAAAGAATTAACCGACATCAATGCTCTGTGCGACGAATTCCTGCGCTTAAGCTATCATGGTTTAAGAGCAAAAGATAAGACCTTCAATGCTGTCATGAAAACTGATTTTGACCCGTCAGCCGGCAGTATCATCGTGAATCCGCAGGATTTCGGCAGGGTGATACTGAACCTCCTCACCAATGCTTTTTACGCTGTAAATGAGAAGAAGAAATCAGGCGCCGTGAACTATGAACCCACTGTTACGGTGAGTACCCGTAAGCAGGATGGCAAAACGGTGATTTCCGTTACGGATAACGGCAATGGCATACCACAGAAAATAATCGATAAGATTTTTCAACCCTTTTTCACCACCAAGCCATCCGGGCAGGGAACAGGCCTCGGCTTGTCCCTGTCATACGACATCATTACCAATGGCCATGGTGGTGAACTGAAGGTGGATACGAAAGAAAATGAGTTTACAAGGTTTACAATAACCTTGTAA
- a CDS encoding response regulator has product MKILVVDDEHDIQLLFEQRFRKEIREHQMEFAFSFSGEEALDYLRQHHHEAVLILSDINMPGMSGLELLKQIKQKYATPPPVVMIITAYGDEENYRQAMKLGADDFLTKPLDFTALKQKLKSRIL; this is encoded by the coding sequence ATGAAAATCCTGGTGGTCGACGATGAGCATGACATACAACTTCTTTTCGAGCAGCGCTTCAGGAAAGAAATCCGGGAGCACCAGATGGAGTTCGCCTTCAGCTTCTCCGGGGAAGAAGCGCTTGATTATCTCCGGCAGCATCACCACGAGGCGGTGCTGATCCTTTCGGATATTAATATGCCCGGCATGAGCGGACTGGAATTGCTGAAACAGATCAAACAAAAGTATGCCACGCCACCACCTGTGGTGATGATCATTACCGCCTATGGTGATGAGGAAAACTACCGGCAGGCGATGAAACTGGGGGCTGATGATTTCCTCACGAAACCGTTAGACTTCACTGCACTAAAGCAAAAACTGAAATCCAGAATCCTATGA
- a CDS encoding response regulator: MTKILVADDEADLEVLIKQKFRQKIREKKYEFVFAINGKDALIKIQQHPDVSVILLDINMPEMDGLTLLSRLSEDCPLIKAVMVSAYGDMDNIRTAMNRGAFDFVTKPVNFEDLELTMEKTIQHVNQIRKTLEAIKENNILKMYVDENVLKFMGSIEYEASLMANETVEATVAFVDICSFTSISEKETPDVVVSLLNRYFDLMAKEIIAQNGIIDKFIGDCVMAVFKGAYHLDRAIDACLSIRDKIEALPAAGDNFSAKVSIGINSGEMISGNIGSATIKRLDYTVIGDAVNTAQRLQSAAGVSQILINEACYEKVKQSFNCRLIGPVKLKNKSQAVVVYEVVN; the protein is encoded by the coding sequence ATGACAAAAATACTGGTTGCAGATGATGAAGCGGACCTGGAAGTGCTCATCAAGCAGAAGTTCCGCCAGAAGATAAGAGAGAAAAAATATGAATTTGTTTTCGCCATCAACGGCAAAGATGCGCTGATAAAGATTCAGCAGCATCCTGATGTGTCGGTCATTCTGCTTGATATCAATATGCCTGAGATGGATGGGTTGACCTTGCTCTCGAGGCTCAGTGAAGATTGCCCGCTGATCAAAGCCGTGATGGTATCGGCGTATGGCGATATGGATAATATACGCACTGCCATGAACCGCGGCGCCTTTGACTTCGTGACCAAACCCGTGAATTTTGAAGACCTGGAACTGACCATGGAGAAAACCATTCAGCATGTGAATCAGATCAGGAAAACATTGGAGGCTATTAAAGAAAACAATATCCTCAAGATGTACGTGGATGAAAATGTGCTGAAGTTCATGGGCAGCATCGAGTACGAAGCATCGCTGATGGCGAATGAAACAGTGGAGGCCACCGTCGCATTCGTGGATATCTGCAGCTTCACTTCCATCAGTGAGAAAGAGACACCGGACGTAGTCGTGTCGCTGTTGAACCGTTACTTTGACCTGATGGCAAAAGAAATTATTGCACAGAATGGCATCATTGATAAATTTATCGGCGACTGTGTGATGGCGGTTTTTAAAGGTGCTTATCACCTCGACCGTGCGATCGATGCCTGTCTCTCCATTCGCGACAAGATAGAAGCACTGCCTGCAGCAGGTGATAACTTCTCCGCAAAAGTTTCTATTGGCATTAACAGCGGCGAAATGATCTCCGGCAATATCGGATCGGCTACTATCAAACGCCTGGATTATACGGTGATAGGTGATGCGGTAAATACGGCACAAAGACTGCAGTCAGCAGCCGGCGTCAGCCAGATCCTGATTAATGAAGCCTGCTATGAGAAAGTGAAACAGTCATTTAATTGCAGGCTGATTGGACCCGTGAAGCTTAAAAACAAATCACAGGCAGTGGTGGTGTATGAAGTCGTTAATTGA
- a CDS encoding T9SS type A sorting domain-containing protein, whose product MKTFTIILLLLSFSGTAFSQSYTWAAAKNISCCSSVNGFAFDNSGNMFVAGTFYGDNYVGGNYITSTTPFKYNSFVAKTSKSGAVLWVKTIGSNESSTVQRIAADGAGNVFLCGYYQADLVYDGNTLPCTGQNDAFILKINNSGNLQWWDHTIGTGSEFFYDVAVNPAGDAYVTGKFAGSMNVQGVYYFGSPATVYDMCVIKYNGGTGALSWARQTNSQFGGNSSGNRIAVDGLGNTYVLGNFGEGYTTFGDYTIYGTFNDYFVSRFDESSNFIYTSDVGDLPNGYICNIDADVAGNIYLAGNFGGFAPFTATISGTTVTSPGNAEIFIAKYNADYVMQWLRTGGGASTGDFANDLAVANDGDAYIAFTSGATVTFGTVSATTAHPGSNEIALVKYNNNGTEQWATVNGGKNYDAVSCLDIYQKKKFAGIAGIGGSAMYFDAIKVNKSNLYVARLADPQLRVVDDATEAVAISVYPNPAAGYVFIQGLPANSHVEIFDMKARKVFSEEAGGELLKVQTTDFPAGLYFVSVTGEGRHSVLKVVISE is encoded by the coding sequence ATGAAGACCTTCACTATCATTTTGCTGTTGCTGTCATTCTCCGGAACAGCATTCTCACAATCTTACACTTGGGCTGCCGCCAAGAATATCAGTTGTTGTTCATCCGTCAACGGATTTGCTTTTGACAATAGCGGCAACATGTTTGTTGCAGGAACTTTTTATGGTGATAACTATGTCGGCGGAAACTATATCACATCCACCACTCCATTCAAATACAACAGCTTTGTGGCCAAGACCAGTAAGAGTGGCGCTGTGCTTTGGGTGAAGACAATCGGCAGCAATGAAAGTTCAACCGTGCAGAGAATCGCAGCAGATGGTGCGGGCAATGTGTTTTTATGCGGATACTACCAGGCAGACCTCGTATATGATGGAAATACTTTGCCTTGTACAGGTCAAAATGATGCCTTCATCCTGAAAATCAATAACAGCGGAAACCTGCAGTGGTGGGATCACACTATTGGAACAGGATCAGAGTTCTTTTATGATGTGGCGGTAAACCCTGCCGGTGATGCTTACGTAACCGGCAAATTTGCCGGATCCATGAATGTGCAGGGGGTGTATTATTTTGGTTCACCTGCAACGGTGTATGATATGTGCGTGATAAAGTATAACGGAGGCACCGGTGCATTGTCATGGGCACGACAGACCAATAGCCAGTTTGGGGGCAATTCATCCGGCAACCGGATTGCTGTTGATGGTTTGGGCAATACGTATGTGCTTGGCAATTTCGGCGAAGGATACACCACGTTTGGCGATTACACGATCTACGGTACGTTCAACGATTATTTTGTTTCACGTTTTGATGAGTCAAGCAATTTTATTTATACCAGCGATGTAGGTGATCTGCCCAATGGCTATATCTGTAATATTGATGCCGATGTGGCGGGAAATATTTATCTCGCGGGTAATTTCGGCGGCTTCGCGCCATTTACTGCCACTATCAGCGGCACAACGGTCACTTCACCGGGCAACGCTGAAATATTTATTGCCAAGTATAATGCTGACTATGTGATGCAATGGCTGCGAACCGGTGGCGGCGCTTCGACCGGTGATTTTGCAAATGATCTTGCGGTAGCAAATGATGGTGACGCCTATATCGCATTTACATCAGGCGCCACAGTAACGTTTGGAACGGTAAGCGCCACTACTGCCCATCCCGGATCCAATGAGATTGCACTGGTGAAATATAACAATAACGGCACGGAGCAATGGGCAACAGTTAACGGCGGTAAAAATTATGATGCCGTCAGTTGCCTCGATATCTATCAGAAAAAGAAATTCGCCGGCATTGCCGGCATCGGCGGGTCAGCCATGTATTTTGATGCCATCAAAGTGAACAAATCAAATTTGTATGTGGCACGCCTCGCCGATCCACAGTTGCGCGTGGTGGATGATGCGACGGAGGCCGTTGCCATTTCCGTATATCCGAATCCCGCTGCCGGTTATGTATTCATACAGGGCCTTCCCGCCAACAGCCATGTGGAAATATTTGATATGAAAGCAAGAAAAGTCTTCAGTGAAGAAGCCGGCGGTGAGTTGCTTAAAGTGCAAACCACAGATTTTCCGGCAGGGTTATATTTTGTTTCGGTTACCGGTGAAGGCAGGCATTCCGTGTTGAAAGTAGTGATTAGTGAGTAG
- a CDS encoding T9SS type A sorting domain-containing protein: MEKIITKAFLIICCLSSFSLQIARASDPTSSAPTPTQPAANVISLFSNAYSNVTVDTWSAVWDAADLSNYVIGTSDSVKKYSNLQYCGIEFTSQTIDATNMTHFHTDLWTPDASIFRIKLVDFGADGAYGGGDDTEQELTFDATTSPAVTTNSWISFDIPLSLFAGMTSRQHVAQLLYVSESNTAFIDNVYFHSGGTSAPEPTSSAPAPTAIQSDVISLFSNAYNNVTVDTWSASWDAADLSNYVIGTNDSVKKYSSLVFCGIEFTSQTIDATNMSYFHTDIWTPDATTFGMKLVDFGADGVFGGGDDTEQQLDFNATTSPAIVTGSWISFDIPLSQFTGLASRSHLAQLIYVAGGSTVYVDNVYFHKLSTGIQDIQPVSNLFSAYPTVADAGINIQMNNISSAKKTTLTMSNMLGQVVYNGTIELQLTTIPVHAMPAGLYQVTILSGNQIQSQKVIVRH, translated from the coding sequence ATGGAAAAAATCATTACAAAAGCTTTCCTGATTATTTGCTGCTTAAGCAGTTTCTCTTTGCAGATCGCCAGGGCGAGTGATCCCACTTCCTCTGCCCCAACCCCCACGCAGCCTGCGGCCAATGTCATCTCCCTTTTCAGCAATGCATACAGCAATGTCACTGTTGACACATGGTCTGCAGTCTGGGATGCTGCCGACCTCAGTAATTATGTAATCGGCACAAGTGATTCAGTAAAAAAGTACAGCAACCTTCAGTATTGTGGTATTGAATTCACCTCTCAGACTATTGATGCCACCAATATGACACATTTTCATACTGACCTGTGGACGCCTGATGCAAGCATCTTCAGAATCAAACTTGTTGATTTCGGTGCCGATGGCGCTTATGGTGGTGGAGATGATACCGAACAGGAACTCACTTTCGATGCCACTACTTCACCTGCCGTAACTACCAACAGCTGGATCAGTTTTGATATCCCGCTTTCCCTTTTTGCCGGCATGACTTCCAGGCAACATGTTGCACAACTGCTCTATGTTTCTGAAAGTAACACTGCCTTTATTGACAATGTTTACTTCCATAGTGGCGGAACCTCTGCACCAGAACCAACATCCTCTGCGCCTGCTCCCACAGCAATACAGTCCGACGTAATTTCCCTGTTCAGCAATGCTTATAACAATGTAACTGTGGATACCTGGTCAGCTTCCTGGGATGCTGCCGACCTCAGCAACTATGTGATCGGCACCAATGACTCTGTGAAAAAATACAGCAGCCTTGTGTTTTGTGGTATCGAATTCACTTCACAGACCATTGATGCTACCAACATGTCTTATTTCCATACTGACATCTGGACACCGGATGCCACCACCTTTGGTATGAAGTTGGTTGATTTCGGTGCCGATGGTGTTTTTGGCGGCGGAGATGATACCGAACAACAGCTGGATTTTAATGCAACCACCTCGCCGGCTATCGTTACCGGTAGCTGGATCAGTTTTGATATTCCGCTTTCACAGTTCACCGGTCTGGCATCACGGTCACACCTGGCACAATTAATTTATGTTGCCGGAGGCAGTACCGTTTATGTAGACAATGTATATTTCCATAAGCTGTCAACAGGTATCCAGGATATTCAGCCTGTCAGCAATCTTTTCAGTGCATACCCTACCGTGGCTGATGCCGGCATTAATATTCAGATGAATAATATTTCTTCGGCAAAGAAAACCACGCTTACCATGTCGAACATGCTGGGTCAGGTTGTTTACAATGGCACCATTGAACTTCAGCTTACAACTATTCCGGTGCATGCAATGCCGGCAGGGTTATACCAGGTTACAATCCTTTCGGGTAACCAGATACAGTCACAAAAAGTGATCGTACGCCATTAA
- a CDS encoding TonB-dependent receptor, translated as MIKSLKLGIILLLWLSSSLVKAQGTMAVTGTVSDGAGPLIGAVIVEKGTQNGVVSDENGDFAINVAGKSSILLFSYVGHKDQEIAVGNQSTINVSLQNEDLLNEIVVVGYGTQKKSVTTGAISKVRGDDLESMPVMRIEQSLQGRTSGVWVTSSSGSPGAAATVRVRGTTSINDSNPLYVVDGVPINGGIDYLNQGDIESIEVLKDAASAAIYGARSANGVILVTTKKGKKDMMEVSLNSYYGIQNPTKKLSLLNATQYAILMNESSVAAGGDVLFSNPDSLGEGTDWQDAVFEKNAPVQNHDLSISAGSGKSLYYGSFSYFDQTGIVSSSQSSFQRYSVRFNGTHNISKYITVGHTLGYTRNNGQGVPDNTEYGSPLGRAINIDPITPLIETRPDVLNSNIFQNFAVVLDDNGQPYGISPYVTSEIVNPVAAIKVNQSNGWGDKIAGNVFLELMPFKGFKYRSAYGVDFAYWGAESFSPVYYLNASNRLDINRYARSQNRGVYWNWDNTISYQKTFLEKHNFNFLAGMVAEHNQGEGLSGSVQDIPADDISNASLLYAVSPENQGFGGYEYEGALVSYLGRITYDYAGKYLFSALFRVDGSPKFGENYRYGTFPSVSAGWVVTEEEFLKYNDYINFLKIRGSWGINGNDKIGDFRFVSTIGGFRNYTFGVDESLINGSTPNALANPDLRWEETKQTNFGFDARIFKDFTLTFDWFIKKTSGMLLDIAVPGYVGNAGPVGNIASMENKGIEFELGYSKKIGEVALDISGNLSHFTNVVTDLGPDKEYIVGQTFSPQALEITRTSVGEPFGYFFGYQTDGIFQNQDEINSYVGNDGMLLQPDATPGDFRFVDINSDGIIDADDRTKIGDPVPDLVYGFTVGASWKGFDILLFGQGVAGVQVFDATRRFDLQMANMTTDALDRWTGEGTSDAYPHLVMNDPNKNFSSSSDFYVKDASFFRIRTLQLGYTLPLEITSKAGIKKVRVYISGNNIGTITKYDGFDPEIGGSSFGVDRGVYPQATSFLIGGNITF; from the coding sequence ATGATAAAATCATTGAAGCTCGGCATCATACTGCTCTTATGGCTGAGCAGTTCATTAGTAAAGGCACAAGGCACCATGGCTGTTACCGGCACAGTATCTGATGGAGCCGGCCCGCTGATCGGTGCAGTCATCGTAGAAAAAGGAACACAGAATGGAGTAGTCTCCGATGAAAATGGAGATTTTGCCATTAACGTGGCAGGCAAATCATCCATACTCCTATTTTCCTATGTCGGCCATAAAGACCAGGAAATAGCCGTAGGTAATCAGTCCACCATCAATGTTTCGCTGCAAAATGAAGACCTGCTTAATGAAATTGTAGTAGTGGGTTATGGTACGCAGAAGAAAAGTGTAACCACCGGCGCCATTTCAAAAGTGCGCGGCGATGATCTTGAAAGTATGCCCGTCATGCGCATTGAGCAATCGCTGCAGGGCAGAACCTCCGGTGTTTGGGTTACTTCCAGCTCCGGCTCACCCGGCGCTGCGGCTACGGTAAGGGTGCGCGGCACAACATCCATTAACGACTCCAATCCGCTCTATGTGGTAGACGGCGTACCGATTAATGGTGGCATTGACTACCTGAACCAGGGCGATATTGAAAGTATTGAGGTGCTGAAAGATGCAGCCTCTGCAGCAATTTATGGTGCAAGGTCGGCTAACGGCGTCATCCTGGTTACTACCAAAAAAGGCAAGAAAGACATGATGGAAGTGTCATTGAACAGTTATTATGGAATACAAAATCCAACAAAAAAACTCTCCCTGCTGAATGCTACGCAATATGCCATCCTCATGAATGAATCATCGGTAGCAGCAGGTGGCGATGTATTGTTTTCCAATCCTGATTCTCTAGGGGAAGGCACAGACTGGCAGGATGCAGTGTTTGAAAAAAATGCACCTGTTCAGAATCATGATCTCAGCATCTCGGCAGGATCAGGTAAATCATTGTATTATGGTTCCTTCAGCTATTTCGATCAGACCGGTATCGTATCCTCCAGCCAGTCCAGTTTTCAACGTTACTCCGTTAGGTTCAATGGCACACATAATATCAGTAAATACATCACGGTAGGGCATACGCTGGGATATACCCGTAATAACGGCCAGGGTGTTCCGGACAATACCGAATATGGTTCACCGCTCGGACGCGCCATCAACATCGATCCCATCACGCCGCTGATTGAAACAAGGCCCGATGTATTGAACAGCAATATATTTCAAAATTTTGCCGTGGTGCTCGATGATAACGGACAGCCCTATGGCATTTCTCCCTACGTAACATCGGAAATTGTAAATCCTGTTGCAGCCATTAAAGTGAACCAAAGCAATGGCTGGGGTGATAAGATTGCAGGAAATGTATTTCTTGAGTTGATGCCTTTCAAAGGATTCAAATACCGTAGCGCTTATGGTGTTGACTTTGCGTACTGGGGCGCCGAAAGCTTTTCACCCGTCTATTACCTGAATGCCTCCAACCGGCTCGATATTAACCGGTATGCCCGTTCACAAAACCGCGGTGTGTATTGGAACTGGGATAACACTATTTCTTACCAGAAAACATTCCTTGAAAAACACAACTTCAATTTCCTCGCCGGCATGGTGGCAGAACATAACCAGGGCGAAGGCCTCAGTGGTTCTGTGCAGGACATTCCCGCTGATGATATTTCAAATGCTTCACTGTTGTATGCCGTTTCCCCCGAAAATCAGGGCTTTGGCGGTTATGAATATGAAGGTGCACTGGTTTCCTACCTCGGCCGAATCACTTATGACTATGCAGGTAAATATCTTTTCTCTGCGCTTTTCAGGGTGGATGGATCACCCAAATTTGGCGAGAATTATCGCTATGGAACTTTTCCATCCGTATCCGCAGGATGGGTGGTTACAGAGGAAGAATTCTTAAAGTATAATGACTATATCAATTTCTTAAAGATCAGGGGCTCATGGGGCATAAACGGTAATGATAAGATCGGCGATTTTCGCTTTGTCTCCACCATTGGCGGCTTCCGCAATTATACTTTCGGTGTTGACGAATCACTCATCAACGGTTCCACACCTAATGCACTGGCCAATCCTGACCTTCGCTGGGAAGAGACGAAGCAGACCAATTTCGGTTTTGATGCAAGAATATTCAAAGACTTCACGCTGACCTTTGACTGGTTCATCAAAAAAACCAGCGGCATGTTGCTGGACATTGCAGTGCCGGGTTATGTAGGCAATGCCGGACCGGTTGGCAATATTGCATCGATGGAAAACAAAGGAATTGAATTTGAATTAGGCTACTCCAAAAAAATCGGGGAAGTGGCGCTGGATATAAGCGGTAACCTGTCGCACTTTACAAATGTTGTAACAGACCTTGGTCCTGACAAAGAATATATTGTCGGACAAACATTCAGTCCGCAGGCTTTGGAAATCACACGCACCTCAGTGGGTGAGCCATTTGGTTATTTTTTTGGTTATCAGACTGACGGCATCTTTCAGAACCAGGACGAAATCAACAGCTACGTGGGTAACGATGGCATGCTCCTTCAACCGGACGCAACGCCCGGCGACTTCAGGTTCGTTGATATCAATAGTGACGGCATTATTGATGCAGACGACCGTACAAAAATCGGTGACCCGGTTCCTGACTTAGTGTATGGGTTCACTGTTGGAGCAAGCTGGAAAGGCTTTGACATTCTTTTATTCGGACAAGGTGTAGCCGGTGTGCAGGTATTTGATGCCACCCGCAGGTTTGATCTGCAAATGGCCAACATGACGACTGATGCACTCGACCGCTGGACGGGAGAAGGCACTTCAGATGCCTATCCGCACCTGGTGATGAATGACCCTAACAAGAACTTCAGCAGTTCCTCTGATTTTTATGTGAAAGATGCATCCTTCTTCCGCATCCGCACCTTACAACTGGGTTATACCCTGCCACTGGAAATCACTTCAAAAGCCGGCATCAAAAAAGTACGGGTTTATATTTCAGGAAACAACATTGGCACCATCACAAAATATGATGGATTCGATCCTGAAATCGGCGGCAGCAGTTTTGGAGTGGACCGGGGCGTCTATCCACAGGCGACGTCGTTCCTCATCGGTGGTAATATCACATTTTAG